The region AAGGCGAAGACTATCAGATCGATTTTTTCACCACACTGAAACCGGGGACAGATCCGCACAAGATTGGCCTGACCGTTCATTCGGCCAAAGGTAACTCGGCGAGTTACCAGATGAAGGAAGCTGAGTGCTACGTTCGGGCTGTCGTTACCAGCACCGTGGCTCATTCAGATCCGTCGTTCAAAGATCAGAAAAAGCAAGCTTGGACGCAGCCAGTTGGTTGGGCGAAGTAGCCGCCGAGTTAAAAGTAGATTTGCAGCCCCATGAGCCGCACCGCGTTAGCGGCGGTTATCGCATGGGCAACCGGGGCTAACGCCCAATCGGTTAATCCGGAAGTCAAGCTGGAGATTTATCAGCCGCACCGCGTTAGCGGCGGTTAAATGACTTGCAGAACCTGACAAAGGACACGGAACCGCGCGCTCGCGCGTGGCGGCTGATCGTTCGTCAATCAGCTCATTGCCTTATCAGCCGCTGGCGCCAGCCCGCGGTTCCTGCAGCGAACCGACCTTGCACACAGAACTGCACGCTCGCGCGTTGCGGCTGATCGTTCTTCAATCAGCTCATTGCCTTATCAGCCGCTGGCGCCAGCCCGCGGTTCCTGCAGCGAACCGACCCTGCACACAGAACCGCACGCTCGCGCGCCCGCGGCTGATGAAAATTACCCTATCAGCCGCAACGCGCCAGCGTGCGGTTCTCGCACTTGGACTCCTATCAGCCGCACCGCGTTAGCGGCGGTTATTGCACGGACAACCGGGGCTAACACCCAATCGACTAATCCGAAAATCAAATTGCCGCGCGTCATCGCGTTTGGCGTTATGCATTCGCCGAACTGTTCTCCAGCGATTCGATCGCTTGGTCGATTTCGACATTGATCGGTCGCCTTGAACGAAAATAGCGGACTTCTTCATAACCCGCGTCCTTTAACAATCCCATCGCAGTCACATAGCCATCGCCGACGCGTTCGGGAACGTGTGCATCCGCACCGAGGGTGACCGGAATGTTTCGCAATTTCATTTCGCGAAGCATCTCTGGAAACGGATTCATTTCTGGAATTCGCTTCAGCACACCGCTGGTATTTAGCTCCATCGCGACGCCTGTTTGCGCGATCCGGTCCAATGCCGGACGAATCAGGTCCAACGCGACGGTGGTATCCCAGGCTTCGTCGGTAAAGTTCTTGATCAAATCAGGGTGCGAGATCGAATCAAACATCTCGGTCTCAGCAGCTTTGGCGAGCAGGTTAAAATAAGTCCGTTGGACCTCAATCAAGTCGCCTTGCCAATACTTGTCACGCCATTCGGCGATCTGTGGATGGACCGAGCCGAGCACGAAATGAAACTCGGCGCTGGCAAGCTGCTTTTCCAGAAAAGCCTCGTAGCCTTCGAAGTAGTCTGCTTCGAGACCTAGGCAGACATCGACCCGGTTTTGAAATTCATCGGTGGCCTTCGCAACCAAGTCAACATATTCATCGAATTCGTCGATACCCATGCGGACATTTGCAGAAAACCCGTCGGGCATGGGGTTGTGACAGGTAATGTGAATCCCAGAAAGTCCGCGAGATTCGGCGACTGCGGCGTACTCAACCGGATCACCCGTCGCGTGTTTGCATAGAGGTGTGTGTGAATGCGATTCAAACAGCATCAGTCTCGATGGGGTCGGAGCCTAGTGTGTCGTTGTAAAACCGTTTTCTAGCTGACGTGACAACTTAGGGTTCGCCTTCTAAGTCTTCATCATCATCGATCGGGTCGCCACACCATCGTGTTAGTGCTGCGACCACGTCGTCACGTCCCTTTTGTGTGGTGAAGAGCGATTCGTTCGATTCCAGACGAACTTCGTATTCCCCCTCCACCTGGCATTCTTCCTCGCCGCAAAAATGAGGCAAGTCAGCGACCCAGACGATTCGGTACAACGGAACGTGCTTATCGTCGATCAGAACGATTGATGAATCCACTTCAATACTCCGGTAAAAAAGATCAATTAGCCAACTTCTTTATCGTCGCTAAGGCGAATTTCTACAATGGTTGGGCGGTTTTGTTTTGTCGCAATGACGTCGATTCTCGCGCATGATCGACTCACACGGTGGCAATGCCGAGTGGTTAAACTGGCTGCGCGGCACCTTCTTAAATTACCAGTTTAAACGCACATTTGCTCATGCGCCCTTTGCAAACCGCGTCTCGCGTTTGTTTGAATCATCAAGCTGTATCCATCTCGCAGGCGGAACAATGTCGACGGCACACTGGCCCCTTGATCGGTGGGGGTGTGGTGTCTGTGTTTGCGCAAGTGGTCGTACTGCTGTCGGCTCTGTTGTTCCATCCGGCTGTGGCTGCCGACGATTCGACATCGACGAATGTCGATCCAAAGACATCCGCTTCGTCGATTCAGGTTCGCGGGGGATTGGCCAGCAGTCTTGCGGCATTTCAATCAGGCGAAGGAACTGTGGCGTTCATGGGAGGGTCGATCACCGAGATGGAAGGCTATCGGCCAATGGTGATCGAGTCGATCAAGGAAAGATTTCCCAGCACCGAATTCGATTTTATCAACGCAGGTATATCATCAACTTGTTCGCACACCGGAGCCTTTCGGTTCAAGCAAGATGTACTCGCCAAGGAGCCTGATCTGCTGCTGGTCGAGTTTGCGGTCAACGATGATCAAGACGCGTCGCACTCTTATCAAGATGCGGTCCGTGGAATGGAAGGCATCGTACGAGCCGCTCGCCAATCACGTCCGCAAATGGATATCGTGATGGTGTTTTTCGTTAACGAATCGATGTTGAAAACCGTTCAGTCCGGTAAGGTCCCAGTCAGCATCGCGGCGCACCTTTCGGTCGCAGAACGCTACGGTGTTTCGACATGCAATGTCGCTGTCGAACTGGCTCGATTGATTGAACAGGGAAAGATGACCTGGCTGGAATATGGTGGAGTTCATCCGAAGCGTCCTGGCAACCGTGTTGCTGCTGATCTAGTCGATCAAGTGTTCGAGCGATGTGAGTTTCGCGAAGGTTCGAAACCGAAGTCTGCAGATCAGGGACCATCCGAATCAGCAAATCTTCCTTCAGCGCTGGATCCCTTCAGTTTCGCGAAAGGAGATTTTCTTCCACGTGAAAACGTCAATGTGTCTGACGATTGGCAGTGGAAACAACCGGACTGGGATTCGATCGGCGGGGGCTTCCGTTCACGCTTTGCTGGGCGGGAACTTTGTGTAGCCGAATCACCCAGTAGCGAATGTGAGATCGCATTTCATGGCAATGCGTTTGGGCTCTACGTTTTGGCAGGCCCCGATGCCGGCGTGGTTGAATACTCAGTCGATGGTGGCGTTTGGGAAAAGCAAGATTTGTATCATCGCTTCAGTCGAGGTTTGCATTACCCGCGGACCGTGGTGCTGAAATCAGAGTTGTCTGACGGTGATCACAAAGTCCGTTTGCGTGTTAGCCGTGAAAAGAATCCGGAAAGCAACGGCCATGCCGTCCGTGTACTCGAGTTCGTTGCATCGTGACCGCTGCCGTCGAAGCTGTGCGGAATTGTTGGTGCGGCAGAATGCTTGGGTTCAGTCACGCATCGGTTTAGGCAGGTAGTTTTACCAGGCCGCCGAGTGGCTTAAGCGTTTCGATCAGCCAGTCCTGTTGGTCGTCTTCGGCAAGTAAAGCACGATGATCGACCAGGCAGAGCTGATCTCCCAGGTCTTGGCATCGAGTTAAATCTTCCGTTCGGTCGCAACGGCGTCGACTGCTGCGGTGCATGGATCGGAAGCCAGCTCCACAGGGGATACCGAGTTCCGAAATGGCATTCAGCACTTCGTTGCGATTCTGGCACCTCAAGGCGAGCTTGTAGCAGGTCGCGCTCGAAGCGGGCTCCACACCGAAGGTTGCTTGTCGAATCCAGTCGACTTCGTCTAAGAGGCGGCGCACTGTATCAAAACGCTTTTGATTGCATTCGGCGACACGATCGAGTTGTGGTAGCAAAACTGCTGCCTGCAACGGGCTCAGCGGGGACGCATCGCTGGGGCGTTCGAGCATCGAACTAAGTTTGCTGGCGAAAAGTGCGCTGTCGGTCAGGATCGCGCCACCGTTTCCTGATGTTAGTGGTTTGCTACCACCAAAGCTGAGCGTGCCAAGATCTCCGTGGCTTCCAGCGAATTTGCTAGCAATTGGCATCAGCGGGGTCTGGCAGGCGTCTTCGATCCATTTCCATCCTTTGTCCCGGCAGATCATTTTGATGGCATTTACATCCGCAGGAATGCCGTAGAGATGAGACGCAATCACGAACTGGATTTCGTCGGCTGGGATCGATTTGAGTTGCTTTGGGGAAATTGAATAGCTGTCAAAGGCGGCGTCGACAAGGTACGGACGGGCACCCACAGCCTCGATTGCTCGCAGATTTCCGGGATAGTCGTAAGCACACACCGCAACTTTATTTTGCTGTCCTGCTCCCAGAACACGTAGAGCCATCTCGACGGCCAGGGATCCACTGCTGACAAGCCGGCAGTGCCAAGTGGGGACGTTTTGCGAGGTTTTCACAGGGGCCAAGCGAATTTCCGCTGCTATCGCCTCGTCCGGGGCCTGTCCCCGAACGTCTTTGGGGTCTGTCCCTGTTTGTTTGGGGTCTGTCCCTGTTTGTTTGGGGTCTGTCCCTGTTTGTTTGGGGTCTGTCCCTGTTTGTTTGGGGTCTGTCCCTGTTTGTTTGGGGTCTGTCCCTGTTTGTTTGGGGTCTGTCCCTGCAATGGCGGCTAGCCGACTGGCCAGTTGGGAGGTTTGGGGGCTTTGGTAGTCGCCCCACCAGCCTTGTTCGATTGATAGCTCGATCGAGCTTCGTATTTCCGGCCAATCGGGTGGCCAGGGTGGCAATTGGGCCGTCGAAGCGCAAAAGCCGTCAAACTTAGTTGTAGGCTGGGCTTGTGACCGTTTTTGCCCTTCCATATCATGCCGCACTTGTATTTTGCCCGCAAAGCTATCGAAATGTCCCCCCTCCGGTCCGGATTGTGATCCAAACCGTCGTTGAACTCATCCCACCACTTCTGCTGTTTGCCGAAGAAGCTGTGCCTCCGCAGGATAAACCGCTGCTGATGCACATCCTTGAAGGTCCGTGGATTTTAATCGTCGGATTTGTGGTGATTTTCTATTTCACCTTCGTCATTCCAGAAAAGCGACGAAAGGCAGAAGAAGTCAAACGACTGGCTTCAATCACGAAAGGAAGCCGGGTTGTGACGGTCGGTGGTTTGCACGGAACGGTTGTCAGCACGAATGCCGAAAGCGACGTGTTGACATTAAAACTGGACGAAAGCGGCAACGTGCGGGTTAAGGTCAGTCGCTGGGCGCTGACAGTCGTCGACGACAAGAAAGAAAAAGATAAGGACAGCGAGTAGTCCAAAGATTTTGAACAGAATTCCGAATGGTGACTCGTCGCCTTTAAGGCGATCTTGCGAGAAACCCGGTGGGTTAAAACGAAATCAATTGGGCCTAGCGCTCATCAATTACACATCACTCTAGAACGCCTACTATGGAATCGTTAACTCTCGCCCAATCGCTGATCGGATCGAGCGCAGCGGCTGACTATCTCGGTTCATTCGCTTCGTTGGTCGCTCAAGCTGAGCAGCAAAAAGGCGTTTCCTGGGAACAGCTTCTGTGGGTTGCCGGCGCATTCGCCGTCATCATCGTGCCCTTCATCGTTGGTGGTTTTCTGGCCAAGCAGTTGAAGATGCCCGCACATTCCGTGCGAATCGGTTTCTTCCTGTTGGCGGTCACCGCGAGCGTCGCTGTGCTACTAAACCGTCTGCCCGGACTCGGCGTCGACCTTCGTGGCGGCACCATCTTGGTATACGAAATTGACCCCAGTAAATCGAATCCCGAATCGGAAAGTCAGGTCAAAAGCCAGGACTTGATTGGTCCGCTAACCAAGCGGATCAACCCCGCGGGTACTCGCGAGATCGTGATTCGGCCTTACGGCGACAGCCAAATCGAAATCATTATCCCCGAAGTCGATCAACGCGAAGTTGCCACAATCGAAGAAGTGCTGCAGCAAGCCGGTATCCTTCGTTTTGCCATCGTTGCCAATCGTATCGACCACCAGCGTCTGATCGACTTGGCTACCGAGCAAGCTTCGTCACCTGATCGCGCTGTTCGCCTGAGCGAAATGATTCAGGACGAAGATGGACGCGTTATCGGTCGTTGGGCCGAAGTGGATCGCGAAACATCGGCGAAGTCCGACGTCAAGCCGCTTCGTGTCGATGTCGGAAGTGCGATCGTCCGCAATCCAGACACCGGAGACCTCGTTGACCTGCCCAACAGCGTTCGCGGGATCGATAGCGAATACAAGCAAGCTCAATGGATCGACGAAAACGGTTTGAGCGGCTTGGAAGTCCTGATGGTGATCAACCCCGATGTTGACGTCAAAGGTGAAGACCTCGCGTTCGCGTCGACCACCTTTGATGAAAAAGGTGCTCCCGCAGTTGCATTCAACCTTACCGAGTCAGGTAGCCGCAAGTTCCGCTTTTTGACAACAGAAAATTCGCCCCAGGGGACTCGCCAGCGTCAGTTGGGCATCGTGATGGATGACCGTTTGTTGTCTGCACCAAACATTCTTCAGCCGATTAGCAAGCAGGGACGAATCACCGGTAACTTCACGACTGAAGAAGTTCGTTCACTGGTCGACGTCTTGAAAGCTGGCCAGCTACCTGCCGCTTTGACAAAGCAACCGATCGCGAAGAATCAGATCGATGCGACTTTGGGAGCGGACACGATCAAGAAAGGCGTTTACGCAATTGGCGTTTCGCTGGCTTTGGTCCTGTTGTTCATTCTGTACTACTATCGCTTTGCCGGTGTCATCGCATGTACCGCGTTGATTTTGAACCTGGCAATGATTCTGGCGACGATGGTTCTAATCAACCAACCGTTGACCTTGCCAGGTTTGGCCGGTTTGGTTTTGACCGTCGGTATGTCGGTTGACGCAAACGTTTTGATCTTTGAACGGATCCGTGAAGAGATCAACAAAGGTGCGAAAAACCGCATGGCGATTCGCAACGGTTTCGCCAAAGCGACCGTCACCATCGTCGACGCTAACTTGACGACGTTG is a window of Stieleria sp. JC731 DNA encoding:
- the yajC gene encoding preprotein translocase subunit YajC translates to MIQTVVELIPPLLLFAEEAVPPQDKPLLMHILEGPWILIVGFVVIFYFTFVIPEKRRKAEEVKRLASITKGSRVVTVGGLHGTVVSTNAESDVLTLKLDESGNVRVKVSRWALTVVDDKKEKDKDSE
- a CDS encoding DegT/DnrJ/EryC1/StrS family aminotransferase, whose protein sequence is MPPWPPDWPEIRSSIELSIEQGWWGDYQSPQTSQLASRLAAIAGTDPKQTGTDPKQTGTDPKQTGTDPKQTGTDPKQTGTDPKQTGTDPKDVRGQAPDEAIAAEIRLAPVKTSQNVPTWHCRLVSSGSLAVEMALRVLGAGQQNKVAVCAYDYPGNLRAIEAVGARPYLVDAAFDSYSISPKQLKSIPADEIQFVIASHLYGIPADVNAIKMICRDKGWKWIEDACQTPLMPIASKFAGSHGDLGTLSFGGSKPLTSGNGGAILTDSALFASKLSSMLERPSDASPLSPLQAAVLLPQLDRVAECNQKRFDTVRRLLDEVDWIRQATFGVEPASSATCYKLALRCQNRNEVLNAISELGIPCGAGFRSMHRSSRRRCDRTEDLTRCQDLGDQLCLVDHRALLAEDDQQDWLIETLKPLGGLVKLPA
- a CDS encoding SGNH/GDSL hydrolase family protein, yielding MSVFAQVVVLLSALLFHPAVAADDSTSTNVDPKTSASSIQVRGGLASSLAAFQSGEGTVAFMGGSITEMEGYRPMVIESIKERFPSTEFDFINAGISSTCSHTGAFRFKQDVLAKEPDLLLVEFAVNDDQDASHSYQDAVRGMEGIVRAARQSRPQMDIVMVFFVNESMLKTVQSGKVPVSIAAHLSVAERYGVSTCNVAVELARLIEQGKMTWLEYGGVHPKRPGNRVAADLVDQVFERCEFREGSKPKSADQGPSESANLPSALDPFSFAKGDFLPRENVNVSDDWQWKQPDWDSIGGGFRSRFAGRELCVAESPSSECEIAFHGNAFGLYVLAGPDAGVVEYSVDGGVWEKQDLYHRFSRGLHYPRTVVLKSELSDGDHKVRLRVSREKNPESNGHAVRVLEFVAS
- a CDS encoding histidinol-phosphatase HisJ family protein; this encodes MLFESHSHTPLCKHATGDPVEYAAVAESRGLSGIHITCHNPMPDGFSANVRMGIDEFDEYVDLVAKATDEFQNRVDVCLGLEADYFEGYEAFLEKQLASAEFHFVLGSVHPQIAEWRDKYWQGDLIEVQRTYFNLLAKAAETEMFDSISHPDLIKNFTDEAWDTTVALDLIRPALDRIAQTGVAMELNTSGVLKRIPEMNPFPEMLREMKLRNIPVTLGADAHVPERVGDGYVTAMGLLKDAGYEEVRYFRSRRPINVEIDQAIESLENSSANA